In Oncorhynchus kisutch isolate 150728-3 linkage group LG5, Okis_V2, whole genome shotgun sequence, a genomic segment contains:
- the gdf5 gene encoding growth/differentiation factor 5 encodes MKVLKSVPLLLGCWTLLYLDFIPASLSHTGIAECAPERGGKEHTGGAGEGANPGIGSTARSTVGNYGAGGWKSLSAARITRIRTGPPLIKGEAAKAKAVTSVSSPHSVTVSRARGAVNLGPEEAVRYWVPGGDATKASAAPAPVALSMQTGKGSGRPGQSKGNTVPRAETPARTGQQKVVDVQKHIVRLAQMSVKATGKVNGRYSPKLLLVTPHDYMLSLYWSLSTGGVNTSVLHEAGMANTITSFVDKGQDARTPQLRRQKYYFNISSLEKEGLLGAELHILRKRLADPHKALSTDRVFCLKLFTCVAGKQKATLLQTQTIKDHNSPKWEVFDIWKLFKNFKNTVQLCFELEGLERGRPVDLRALGFSRLGRQTKEKAFFLMFGRTKKNDLFYNEIKARSSHDNKTVYEYLFTQRRMRRAPTNRGKKLAKNPKPRCHRKQLHVNFKEMGWDDWIIAPLEYEAYHCDGVCDFPIRSHLEPTNHAIIQTLMNSMDPDSTPPTCCVPTRLSPISILYIDSANNVVYKQYEDMVVESCGCR; translated from the exons ATGAAAGTACTTAAAAGTGTCCCTCTTTTATTGGGGTGTTGGACTCTCTTATACCTGGACTTTATCCCAGCGTCACTGAGCCATACCGGCATTGCAGAGTGCGCACCCgagagaggaggcaaggagcacACAGGCGGAGCAGGTGAAGGAGCCAACCCGGGAATTGGCTCAACTGCCAGGTCAACGGTAGGAAACTACGGCGCAGGGGGTTGGAAGTCTCTAAGTGCTGCGAGGATCACGCGCATTAGAACAGGACCCCCGCTGATAAAGGGCGAGGCAGCCAAAGCGAAAGCTGTGACATCAGTGTCATCACCGCACAGCGTAACGGTCAGCCGTGCTCGTGGAGCTGTCAATTTGGGGCCCGAGGAGGCTGTGCGCTATTGGGTACCCGGCGGGGATGCTACTAAAGCATCAGCTGCGCCTGCTCCCGTGGCGTTGAGCATGCAAACAGGCAAAGGCTCAGGCAGGCCTGGACAGAGCAAAGGAAACACTGTCCCCAGAGCTGAAACACCAGCACGAACTGGACAGCAAAAGGTCGTTGATGTGCAAAAGCACATCGTTCGGTTGGCCCAAATGAGTGTCAAAGCAACGGGCAAAGTTAACGGCAGATACTCTCCAAAGCTTCTATTGGTAACTCCGCATGACTACATGTTGTCACTCTATTGGTCACTATCCACAGGAGGGGTGAACACTAGTGTGCTGCACGAGGCTGGCATGGCCAACACCATCACAAGCTTTGTGGATAAAGGACAAG ATGCCCGTACTCCCCAGTTGAGAAGACAGAAGTATTACTTCAACATCAGTTCCCTGGAGAAGGAGGGGTTACTGGGTGCTGAGCTGCATATACTCAGGAAAAGACTGGCTGATCCACACAAAGCACTTTCCACTGACAGAGTTTTCTGCCTGAAGCTTTTCACTTGTGTAGCAGGTAAGCAGAAAGCTACACTGCTCCAAACTCAAACCATCAAGGACCACAATTCGCCCAAATGGGAAGTGTTTGACATTTGGAAACTATTCAAGAATTTCAAGAACACCGTCCAGCTTTGCTTTGAGCTGGAGGGTTTAGAACGGGGACGCCCCGTGGACCTCAGGGCACTGGGCTTCAGTCGTCTGGGCAGGCAAACCAAAGAGAAGGCCTTTTTCCTCATGTTCGGGCGCACCAAGAAAAATGACTTGTTCTACAACGAGATCAAAGCTCGGTCTAGCCACGACAACAAGACTGTGTATGAATACCTGTTCACTCAGCGGCGCATGCGCCGAGCTCCAACCAACCGCGGCAAGAAGCTGGCCAAGAACCCCAAGCCTCGTTGCCACAGGAAGCAGCTGCACGTCAACTTCAAGGAGATGGGCTGGGACGATTGGATCATCGCCCCACTAGAGTATGAGGCCTACCACTGCGACGGGGTATGTGACTTCCCTATTCGCTCGCACCTCGAGCCCACCAACCACGCCATCATCCAGACGCTCATGAACTCCATGGACCCCGACTCGACTCCGCCCACCTGCTGCGTGCCCACTCGCCTCAGCCCAATCAGCATCCTCTACATTGACTCGGCCAATAACGTGGTCTACAAACAGTATGAGGACATGGTGGTGGAGTCCTGTGGCTGCAGGTAG